A single window of Senegalia massiliensis DNA harbors:
- a CDS encoding ABC-F family ATP-binding cassette domain-containing protein → MIILSCNNINKSYIGEPILEDISFAINEKEKVGLVGLNGAGKSTLFKILIDEISMDSGEIYIANETKLGYLKQNTLFESEKTVYDEALEEFKDIIDLEKSIRKLEIEISEKSKSDNLEQMDKLMNKYSRLSEEFNEKNGYAYSSEIKGVLKGLGFSEEEFYKPINNLSGGQKSRVLLAKLLLKKPNLLLLDEPTNHLDIDAINWLEKYIKEYNGAAIIISHDRYFLDSTVTKIFELENRKLQIYNGNYSTFMKKRKKIIELKNKDYENQQKEIKDEKEKIRKLALGGKRAIRQSKSRQKMIDKINVLDKPKSIDGRSKIKFEPKIKSGDDVLKVEDISKSFGENELFKNVSFNIYREEKVGLIGPNGVGKTTLFNIILKNIEADSGKINIGHKVNAAYYDQEQTNLNTNKTIVDEIWDENPSFDHYTIRSILARFLFTGDDIFKEISTLSGGEKSRLSLMKLMLSKANFLLMDEPTNHLDIDSKESLEDALIDYTGTLFVISHDRYFLNKVTDKILELTNEGLEEYLGNYDYYIEKKNAIIDVEENKPTKTKTQLKNEQKKQKEKIRNEKKKKKKIKEIEKQISDYEKQLNQLEYDMCLPEIYSDPGKSTENIKQSKIINEKLEYLYNEWEMLLSD, encoded by the coding sequence ATGATAATCTTATCATGTAATAATATAAATAAGTCTTATATTGGAGAACCAATTTTAGAGGATATATCTTTTGCAATAAATGAAAAAGAAAAAGTTGGATTAGTAGGCTTAAACGGTGCTGGAAAATCTACACTTTTTAAAATATTAATAGATGAAATTTCTATGGACAGTGGAGAAATATATATTGCAAATGAAACTAAATTAGGTTATTTAAAACAAAACACATTATTTGAAAGTGAAAAAACAGTATATGATGAAGCTTTAGAAGAATTTAAAGATATTATTGATTTAGAAAAAAGTATAAGAAAATTAGAAATAGAAATAAGTGAAAAAAGTAAATCTGATAACTTAGAACAAATGGACAAACTTATGAATAAATATTCTAGATTATCAGAAGAATTTAATGAAAAAAATGGATATGCATATAGTAGTGAAATTAAAGGTGTATTAAAGGGACTTGGTTTTTCAGAAGAAGAATTCTATAAGCCTATAAATAACTTAAGTGGTGGTCAAAAATCAAGAGTTCTACTTGCAAAACTATTACTTAAAAAACCAAATTTATTATTATTAGATGAACCTACTAATCACCTAGATATTGATGCAATAAATTGGTTAGAAAAATATATAAAAGAATATAATGGAGCTGCAATTATAATATCTCATGACAGATATTTTTTAGATTCTACTGTTACTAAAATATTTGAATTAGAAAATAGAAAACTTCAAATATATAATGGAAACTATAGTACATTCATGAAAAAGAGAAAAAAAATAATAGAACTAAAAAATAAAGATTATGAAAATCAACAAAAAGAAATAAAAGATGAAAAAGAAAAAATAAGAAAGCTTGCATTAGGTGGTAAAAGAGCCATTAGACAATCTAAAAGTAGACAAAAAATGATTGATAAAATAAATGTTTTAGATAAACCTAAATCTATAGATGGTCGTTCCAAAATAAAATTTGAACCTAAGATAAAAAGTGGTGATGATGTTTTAAAAGTAGAAGACATATCAAAATCCTTTGGAGAAAATGAGTTATTTAAAAATGTTTCCTTTAATATATATAGAGAAGAAAAAGTAGGGCTAATAGGACCAAATGGAGTAGGTAAAACAACACTTTTCAACATAATATTAAAAAACATAGAAGCAGATAGTGGAAAAATAAATATTGGCCACAAAGTGAATGCAGCATATTATGATCAAGAACAAACAAACTTAAATACTAATAAAACAATAGTAGATGAAATTTGGGATGAAAACCCATCATTTGATCATTATACTATTAGAAGTATTTTAGCCAGATTTTTATTTACTGGTGATGATATATTCAAAGAAATATCTACACTTAGTGGTGGAGAAAAAAGTAGATTGTCTCTTATGAAACTAATGCTTTCTAAAGCTAATTTTCTGCTCATGGACGAGCCAACAAATCATTTAGATATTGATTCAAAGGAATCATTAGAAGATGCTTTAATAGATTATACAGGTACTTTATTTGTCATATCTCATGATAGATATTTTCTAAATAAAGTAACAGACAAAATACTTGAATTAACTAACGAAGGTTTAGAAGAATACCTAGGAAATTATGATTACTATATTGAAAAAAAGAATGCAATAATAGATGTTGAAGAAAATAAACCTACTAAAACAAAAACTCAATTAAAAAATGAACAAAAAAAACAAAAAGAAAAAATACGTAATGAAAAAAAGAAAAAAAAGAAAATTAAAGAAATAGAAAAACAAATTTCTGATTATGAAAAACAATTAAATCAATTAGAATATGATATGTGTTTACCTGAAATATATTCAGACCCTGGAAAAAGTACTGAAAACATAAAACAAAGTAAAATAATAAATGAAAAATTAGAATATTTATATAATGAATGGGAAATGCTACTTTCAGATTAA
- a CDS encoding redox-sensing transcriptional repressor Rex: MKNKNVSMAVIRRLPKYYRYLSELLENDIKRISSKELSKLTDFTASQIRQDLNNFGGFGQQGYGYNVEDLQRELGKILGLDKTYRAVLIGAGNLGQAIANYRGFSDSGFEILGIFDKNPKVTGKKLRDVEVKAMEDMGEFIKENDIEIGIICTPKEGSQEIADTLVESGVTGIWNFAPADLKVPENITVEDVHLNESLFTLSYLLKEKK; the protein is encoded by the coding sequence ATGAAAAATAAAAATGTTTCTATGGCTGTAATAAGAAGATTGCCGAAATATTATAGATATCTATCTGAACTTTTAGAAAATGATATTAAAAGGATTTCATCAAAGGAGCTAAGTAAACTTACAGATTTTACTGCTTCTCAGATAAGACAAGATTTAAATAATTTTGGTGGATTTGGACAACAAGGTTATGGTTATAATGTAGAAGATCTACAAAGAGAATTAGGGAAAATTTTAGGATTAGATAAAACATATCGTGCTGTACTAATAGGAGCAGGTAATTTAGGTCAAGCAATTGCAAATTACAGAGGATTTTCAGATTCAGGATTTGAAATTTTAGGTATATTTGATAAAAATCCTAAAGTAACAGGAAAAAAGTTAAGAGATGTAGAAGTTAAGGCTATGGAAGATATGGGTGAGTTTATAAAAGAGAATGATATTGAAATAGGCATTATATGTACACCTAAAGAAGGTAGTCAAGAAATAGCTGATACTTTAGTAGAAAGTGGAGTTACAGGTATTTGGAACTTTGCTCCAGCAGATCTAAAAGTACCAGAAAATATAACAGTTGAAGATGTACATTTAAATGAAAGTTTATTTACATTATCTTATCTTTTAAAAGAGAAAAAATAA
- the tsaB gene encoding tRNA (adenosine(37)-N6)-threonylcarbamoyltransferase complex dimerization subunit type 1 TsaB: MKILAIESSSRVATCAVMDDETLLGEYIINDNMTHSVKLMPSIKTLMDNLGLKPEDIDIYAAGIGPGSFTGLRIGLASIKAMTHAHDKKTVGIPTIDALAFNIPFADGIIVPMMDARRDRVYTGIYKWVDGKFNICMEQDVLELENIIEILEKRDENIIINGDVESKYGSILKSKLGDRIIFSTNSTRMPRASSVAELAFRKVKNGEDIDYKLLVPEYLRKSQAERQYDEKMKKKDE, encoded by the coding sequence ATGAAAATACTAGCAATAGAAAGTTCCTCTAGGGTAGCAACATGTGCAGTAATGGATGATGAAACTTTACTAGGTGAATATATAATAAATGACAATATGACTCATTCGGTGAAATTAATGCCTAGTATAAAGACACTAATGGATAATTTAGGTCTAAAACCAGAAGATATTGATATATATGCAGCAGGAATAGGTCCAGGATCTTTTACTGGACTTAGAATAGGATTAGCAAGTATTAAGGCAATGACACATGCTCATGATAAAAAGACAGTAGGCATACCAACAATTGATGCTTTAGCATTTAATATACCATTTGCAGATGGAATTATAGTTCCCATGATGGATGCTAGACGTGATAGAGTATATACTGGAATATATAAATGGGTAGATGGTAAATTTAATATTTGTATGGAACAAGATGTTTTAGAATTAGAAAATATAATAGAAATACTTGAAAAAAGAGATGAAAATATCATTATAAATGGAGATGTAGAATCTAAATATGGTAGCATATTGAAAAGTAAATTAGGTGATAGAATAATATTTTCAACTAATTCTACAAGAATGCCAAGGGCATCATCAGTAGCAGAACTTGCATTTAGAAAAGTTAAAAATGGTGAAGATATAGATTATAAATTATTAGTTCCTGAATATTTAAGAAAATCTCAAGCAGAAAGACAATATGATGAGAAGATGAAGAAAAAAGATGAATAA
- the tsaD gene encoding tRNA (adenosine(37)-N6)-threonylcarbamoyltransferase complex transferase subunit TsaD → MKNVITLGVETSCDETSIAIVRNGREVLTNRISSQIDLHKKFGGVVPEVASRKHIETIDYILDDALNEAKLSLNDIDNIAVTYGPGLVGALLVGLSYAKALSFALDKPLIGVNHIEGHISANYIEYPDLKPPFVCLIVSGGHSHLVYIKDYGKYEILGRTRDDAAGEAFDKIARAMNLGYPGGPIIDDLAKKGNKDAIDFPRSYLEEDSFDFSFSGLKSAVLNYLNSMKQKGENIVVEDVCASFQNAVIEVLVDKTVKLAKMKNSKIIAIAGGVASNSGLRELMQKKALEYNIEVKYPSRVLCTDNAAMIASAGYYNYINNKYSDLSLNAVPNLKLGD, encoded by the coding sequence TTGAAAAATGTAATTACATTGGGAGTAGAAACTTCTTGTGATGAAACTTCAATAGCAATAGTTAGAAATGGACGAGAAGTTTTAACTAATAGAATATCTTCACAAATAGATCTTCATAAAAAATTTGGAGGAGTAGTTCCAGAAGTAGCTTCTAGAAAACATATTGAAACAATAGATTATATATTGGATGATGCTTTAAATGAAGCAAAGTTATCATTAAATGATATAGATAATATAGCAGTAACATATGGACCTGGTCTTGTAGGTGCTCTTTTAGTTGGTTTATCATATGCTAAAGCACTTAGTTTTGCACTAGATAAGCCATTAATTGGAGTTAATCATATAGAAGGGCATATTAGTGCAAATTATATAGAATATCCAGATCTTAAGCCGCCTTTTGTATGTCTTATAGTATCAGGTGGACATTCACATTTAGTTTATATAAAAGATTATGGAAAATATGAAATATTAGGTCGAACTCGAGATGATGCTGCAGGTGAAGCATTTGATAAAATAGCAAGAGCTATGAATTTAGGTTATCCAGGTGGTCCAATCATTGATGATCTAGCAAAAAAGGGAAATAAAGATGCAATAGATTTTCCAAGAAGTTATTTAGAGGAAGATAGCTTTGATTTTAGTTTCAGTGGTCTTAAGTCAGCAGTATTAAATTACCTTAATAGCATGAAGCAAAAAGGTGAAAATATAGTTGTAGAAGATGTATGTGCAAGCTTTCAAAATGCTGTAATAGAGGTATTAGTTGATAAAACAGTTAAATTAGCTAAAATGAAAAATTCTAAAATAATAGCTATAGCTGGAGGAGTAGCATCAAATAGTGGACTTCGTGAATTAATGCAGAAGAAAGCTTTGGAATATAATATAGAGGTTAAATATCCATCAAGAGTATTATGTACTGATAATGCAGCTATGATTGCATCAGCTGGATATTATAATTATATAAATAATAAGTATTCTGACCTTAGTTTAAATGCAGTTCCAAATTTAAAACTAGGAGATTAG
- a CDS encoding electron transfer flavoprotein subunit beta/FixA family protein: MNIIVCIKQVPDTNEVRIDKKTGTLIREGVPSIINPDDKNALEEALRLKDKYNANVTVLTMGPPQAKLALKEALAMGADDAILLSDRAFAGADTWATSTTLAGAIKRLGDFDIIFCGRQAIDGDTAQVGPQIAEHLDLPQITYVEKLDVEGDAVIAHRAIEDGYYKIKTNMPVLLTAIGELNEPRYPSIRGIYDAFREKEIKVWSLDDIIVDNTQIGLKGSPTQVKKSFTPATKGAGEQLEGTTDEKVRNLIVRLKERQII; encoded by the coding sequence ATGAATATTATTGTATGTATAAAGCAAGTTCCTGATACAAATGAAGTAAGAATAGATAAAAAAACAGGAACTCTTATAAGAGAAGGCGTTCCAAGTATAATAAATCCTGATGATAAAAATGCTTTGGAAGAAGCTTTAAGATTAAAAGATAAATATAATGCAAATGTAACAGTACTAACTATGGGACCACCTCAAGCAAAGTTAGCTTTAAAAGAAGCTTTAGCTATGGGAGCAGATGATGCTATATTATTAAGTGATAGAGCGTTTGCTGGAGCAGACACTTGGGCAACATCTACTACCCTTGCTGGAGCAATAAAAAGATTAGGTGATTTTGATATCATATTCTGTGGAAGACAAGCAATAGATGGTGATACAGCACAAGTTGGACCACAAATTGCAGAGCATCTTGATTTGCCACAAATAACATATGTTGAAAAATTAGATGTAGAAGGAGATGCAGTAATAGCTCATAGAGCAATAGAAGATGGATATTATAAAATAAAGACAAATATGCCAGTACTTCTTACTGCAATAGGTGAATTAAATGAACCTAGATATCCTTCAATTAGAGGAATATATGATGCATTTAGAGAAAAAGAAATAAAAGTATGGTCATTAGATGACATCATAGTTGATAATACACAAATAGGACTTAAAGGATCTCCAACACAAGTTAAGAAATCATTCACACCAGCTACAAAAGGTGCTGGAGAACAATTAGAAGGAACAACTGACGAAAAAGTAAGAAACTTAATAGTTAGACTTAAAGAAAGACAAATAATATAA
- a CDS encoding ECF transporter S component, producing MLATKKKVNTRYLTKTAVLSVLAFLIMFIEVPLWFAPPFLKIDFSDIPALIGAFALGPMTGVVIELLKNVLNLALEGTTTAAVGELANFIVGSLFVFTAGIIYEKGKSFKSAIVGLLAGTIVMTIVAAIANYFFLLPFYSKLYGLPISSFVEMGSALNGFVKDVETLVIFAITPFNIVKGILISAITIPLYKRISPLLHK from the coding sequence ATGTTGGCAACTAAAAAGAAAGTAAATACAAGATATCTTACAAAAACAGCAGTATTATCAGTATTAGCATTTTTAATTATGTTTATAGAGGTACCATTATGGTTTGCTCCACCATTTTTAAAGATTGATTTTAGTGATATACCAGCTTTGATAGGTGCATTTGCTTTAGGACCAATGACAGGAGTTGTTATTGAACTACTTAAAAATGTTTTAAATCTTGCACTTGAAGGTACCACTACAGCAGCTGTAGGAGAACTTGCTAATTTTATAGTAGGTAGTTTATTTGTATTTACTGCAGGAATAATTTACGAAAAGGGAAAAAGCTTTAAATCTGCTATAGTTGGGTTATTAGCAGGAACTATTGTTATGACTATTGTAGCAGCTATTGCAAACTACTTTTTCTTATTACCTTTTTATTCAAAACTATATGGATTACCAATAAGTAGTTTTGTAGAAATGGGATCTGCCCTTAATGGATTTGTAAAAGATGTAGAGACACTTGTTATATTTGCAATAACACCTTTTAATATTGTAAAAGGTATACTAATTTCCGCTATAACTATACCATTATATAAGAGAATATCACCGTTACTTCATAAATAA
- a CDS encoding acyl-CoA dehydrogenase, producing MNFSLNDEQKMIRKVMEEFSEKEVKPIAAEIDETERFPKETVEKMAKAEMLGIPFPKEYGGAGGDEIAYAIAVEELSKKCGTTGVILSAHTSLGAWPIYKYGTEEQKQKYLKPLAEGKSIGAFGLTEPNAGTDAAGQQTVAKLEGDHYILNGSKVFITNGGQADIYIIMAMTDKSKGTRGISAFIVEAGYEGFKIGKKEDKLGIRASATTELIFQNVKVPKENLLGSEGKGFKIAMSTLDGGRIGIAAQALGIAQGAMDEAVNYVKEREQFGRPIAKFQGLQWMIAEMETKINAARLLVYNAADKKAKGLSYGKEAAMAKLYASEVAMEVTTKAVQLHGGYGYTKDYPVERMMRDAKITEIYEGTSEVQKMVIAGNVLA from the coding sequence ATGAATTTCAGTCTAAATGATGAGCAAAAAATGATTAGAAAAGTCATGGAAGAATTTTCTGAAAAAGAAGTTAAACCTATTGCAGCAGAAATAGATGAAACTGAAAGATTTCCAAAAGAAACAGTTGAAAAGATGGCTAAAGCCGAAATGTTAGGAATACCATTTCCTAAAGAATATGGTGGAGCAGGTGGAGATGAGATTGCTTATGCTATAGCAGTAGAAGAGCTATCTAAGAAATGTGGTACTACAGGTGTTATATTATCAGCACATACATCACTTGGTGCATGGCCAATATATAAATATGGTACAGAGGAACAAAAGCAAAAATATTTAAAACCTCTTGCAGAAGGAAAATCAATAGGAGCATTTGGTTTAACAGAGCCTAATGCTGGTACTGATGCAGCTGGTCAACAAACAGTTGCAAAATTAGAAGGAGATCATTATATATTAAATGGTTCAAAAGTATTTATTACAAATGGTGGCCAAGCAGATATTTATATCATAATGGCTATGACAGATAAATCTAAAGGTACTCGCGGTATAAGTGCATTTATAGTTGAAGCAGGCTATGAAGGATTTAAAATTGGTAAAAAAGAAGATAAATTAGGTATAAGAGCATCAGCTACAACAGAATTAATATTCCAAAATGTAAAAGTTCCTAAAGAAAATTTATTAGGTTCTGAAGGAAAAGGATTTAAAATAGCAATGTCTACTCTTGATGGAGGAAGAATTGGTATTGCTGCTCAAGCACTAGGAATTGCTCAAGGTGCTATGGATGAAGCAGTAAACTATGTAAAAGAAAGAGAACAATTTGGTAGACCAATAGCAAAATTCCAAGGATTACAATGGATGATAGCAGAAATGGAAACTAAAATTAATGCAGCGAGATTACTTGTATATAATGCAGCAGATAAAAAGGCAAAAGGTCTTTCTTATGGAAAAGAAGCTGCTATGGCAAAACTTTATGCATCAGAAGTTGCAATGGAAGTTACTACAAAAGCAGTTCAATTACATGGTGGATATGGATATACAAAAGATTATCCAGTAGAAAGAATGATGAGAGATGCTAAGATTACAGAGATATATGAAGGAACTTCAGAAGTTCAAAAAATGGTTATAGCTGGAAATGTATTAGCTTAA
- the rimI gene encoding ribosomal protein S18-alanine N-acetyltransferase, translating to MNNIVIRNMEYRDIDNILELENMSFSTPWSKESFIKEIKENKLARYIVAKGDDKIVGYGGMWLILDEAHITNIAVHPEYRGEGIGNKLLNGLVEISKEMMIKRMTLEVRKSNYPAIKLYKNNDFIEVGIRPGYYSDTNEDAIIMWKEVLF from the coding sequence ATGAATAATATAGTAATTAGAAATATGGAATATAGAGATATTGATAATATATTAGAATTAGAAAATATGTCATTTTCAACTCCATGGTCAAAAGAATCCTTTATAAAAGAGATAAAAGAAAATAAACTTGCAAGATATATAGTCGCTAAAGGTGATGATAAAATAGTTGGTTATGGAGGAATGTGGCTTATACTTGATGAAGCTCATATTACAAACATTGCAGTTCATCCTGAATATAGGGGAGAGGGTATAGGCAATAAATTATTAAATGGCCTTGTAGAGATTTCTAAAGAAATGATGATAAAAAGGATGACACTTGAAGTTAGAAAATCTAATTATCCTGCTATAAAATTATATAAAAACAATGATTTTATAGAAGTGGGAATTAGACCTGGATATTATTCTGATACAAATGAAGATGCAATTATTATGTGGAAAGAAGTTTTATTTTAA
- a CDS encoding YIP1 family protein, with the protein MSDNFNEFIDYSDARELTMKEKIKDVFTNPIELFKSIKFYPNLKLPIIIILVISFLAAFIEISSTDFISSMIDSAKQSGQPIPNDSQLEIYKYMTIALAGVMPLVVIGFKAFMITGLSVLVGGDGDTKEGMLVTSYSYIPIVLGTLIARTIVYFTNFDVFKFNLAQILPASLEGSLFFGIALSIDVFIIWYLVLSFIGTKYIFEISYKKAILPVLIPWIFWVIFYAGVYVLTSGGLNLGI; encoded by the coding sequence ATGAGTGATAATTTTAATGAATTTATAGATTATAGTGATGCACGGGAACTTACAATGAAAGAAAAGATAAAAGATGTATTTACAAATCCAATAGAATTGTTTAAAAGTATAAAATTTTATCCAAATTTAAAATTACCTATAATAATTATATTAGTAATTTCATTTTTAGCAGCATTTATTGAAATAAGTTCTACTGATTTTATAAGCAGCATGATAGATAGTGCAAAACAAAGTGGTCAACCTATTCCAAATGACTCTCAATTAGAAATTTATAAATATATGACAATTGCTTTAGCTGGAGTAATGCCTTTAGTTGTAATTGGTTTCAAGGCATTTATGATAACAGGACTTTCTGTACTTGTAGGAGGAGATGGAGATACAAAAGAAGGTATGCTTGTAACTAGTTATTCATATATACCTATAGTTCTTGGAACATTAATTGCCAGAACAATAGTATATTTCACAAATTTTGATGTTTTTAAATTTAATTTAGCCCAAATATTACCTGCATCATTAGAAGGATCTCTATTTTTTGGAATAGCTTTAAGTATAGATGTTTTTATAATATGGTATCTTGTATTATCATTTATTGGTACAAAATATATATTTGAAATTTCATATAAAAAGGCAATATTACCAGTACTTATCCCTTGGATTTTTTGGGTTATATTTTATGCAGGAGTGTATGTTTTAACAAGTGGTGGTTTAAATCTTGGAATATAA
- the tsaE gene encoding tRNA (adenosine(37)-N6)-threonylcarbamoyltransferase complex ATPase subunit type 1 TsaE, whose product MIRIITESTEQTEKLGKLIGSLLNSGDVICLDGDLGAGKTTLTKSIVKGLGVDEYVTSPTFTIVNEYEGKVHVNHFDVYRISDVDEMYDIGYDEYMDSESVNIIEWSSIIKEILPEDRVEINIERLEEDNKRKFNINLIGERYKELIEELKKHENTSNRKFL is encoded by the coding sequence ATGATAAGAATAATTACAGAAAGTACAGAGCAAACAGAAAAATTAGGAAAATTAATAGGTAGTTTATTAAACTCAGGAGATGTTATTTGTTTAGATGGTGATTTAGGTGCAGGAAAAACTACACTTACTAAATCCATTGTAAAGGGTTTAGGAGTAGATGAATATGTAACAAGTCCTACATTTACCATAGTAAATGAATATGAGGGGAAAGTACATGTAAATCATTTTGATGTTTATAGAATATCAGATGTAGATGAGATGTATGATATAGGTTATGATGAATATATGGATTCAGAAAGTGTAAATATAATTGAATGGTCATCTATTATAAAGGAGATACTTCCAGAAGATAGAGTAGAAATAAATATAGAAAGATTAGAAGAAGACAATAAAAGAAAGTTTAATATAAACTTGATAGGTGAAAGATATAAAGAATTAATTGAGGAGTTGAAAAAACATGAAAATACTAGCAATAGAAAGTTCCTCTAG
- a CDS encoding sigma 54-interacting transcriptional regulator, which produces MKVNDVMTRNPITINQDKQIIYAARLMYDNKIDSLPVLDSRGELIGIFQKENLYYAIANNIDLHSEIKDIMNKDIKWIYPDQDTDKILDMNMGRNLVLDKENNLVGVLTNTDLLKAYYNTNNVINRKLDTEKNLTGTLKTILNNAYDGIVVIDKNRKITMINHSYAKFLNVDKDEVIGKDVTDVIENTRLHVILDTGESEIGEIQKIGSRNIVAMRIPIIEEGKVVGAIGKIMFRDIQQVNSLAKKLNVIENELKYYKKELIKERRAKYSFENIPSNSDTMNKVKLLAQKSSKSNSTILIVGESGTGKELFAHSIHNASPRKLKPFVKMNCAAIPEDLLESELFGYEEGAFTGSKKGGKIGKFKLADGGTIFLDEIGDMPLNMQAKILRVLQEKELEPIGSNKTYPIDVRVISATNRDLSSMIRKGEFREDLYYRINVIKLNIPPLRERKEDLDILIDILLEKHKGDVGKYIKGISDGARNILKTYHWPGNVRQLENVLERAINIVESGCEIDISHLPEYIRGKNNNNEDTSFSLKKAVEITERNTIINALELTSGNRVHAAKILNISRSSLYEKMDKYKIE; this is translated from the coding sequence ATGAAAGTAAATGATGTAATGACTAGAAATCCTATAACTATAAATCAAGATAAACAAATAATATATGCTGCAAGATTAATGTATGATAATAAGATAGACTCTTTACCTGTATTAGATTCTAGAGGAGAACTTATAGGAATTTTTCAAAAAGAAAACTTATATTATGCTATAGCAAATAATATAGATTTGCATAGTGAAATTAAAGATATAATGAATAAGGACATCAAATGGATTTATCCAGATCAAGATACAGATAAAATATTAGATATGAATATGGGTAGGAATTTAGTATTAGATAAAGAAAATAATTTAGTAGGAGTTTTGACAAATACTGATTTATTAAAAGCGTATTATAATACAAATAATGTAATTAACAGGAAGTTAGATACAGAAAAAAACTTAACTGGAACATTAAAGACTATATTAAATAATGCATATGACGGAATAGTTGTAATTGATAAAAATAGAAAAATAACTATGATAAATCATTCTTATGCAAAATTTTTGAATGTTGATAAAGATGAGGTAATAGGAAAAGATGTTACAGATGTAATAGAAAATACAAGACTTCATGTAATACTTGATACAGGAGAGTCAGAAATTGGAGAAATACAAAAAATAGGTTCAAGAAATATTGTAGCTATGAGAATACCAATTATTGAAGAAGGTAAAGTAGTTGGTGCAATAGGGAAAATTATGTTTAGAGATATACAACAGGTAAATTCTCTTGCTAAAAAATTAAATGTTATTGAAAATGAACTTAAATATTATAAGAAAGAGCTTATAAAGGAAAGAAGAGCTAAATATTCATTTGAAAATATACCTTCAAACAGTGATACTATGAATAAAGTAAAGTTACTTGCACAAAAATCTTCAAAAAGTAACTCTACAATACTTATAGTAGGTGAGAGTGGTACAGGTAAAGAGTTATTTGCTCATTCTATTCATAATGCAAGTCCAAGAAAATTAAAACCCTTTGTAAAAATGAATTGTGCTGCAATACCAGAGGATTTATTAGAATCAGAACTATTCGGATATGAAGAGGGTGCATTCACTGGTTCAAAAAAAGGTGGAAAAATAGGAAAATTTAAATTAGCTGATGGAGGTACTATTTTCTTAGATGAAATAGGGGATATGCCATTAAATATGCAAGCTAAGATACTTAGAGTTTTACAAGAAAAAGAGTTGGAACCAATTGGCTCTAATAAAACATATCCAATCGATGTGAGAGTTATATCTGCTACAAATAGAGATCTAAGCAGTATGATTAGAAAAGGTGAATTTAGAGAAGATTTATATTATAGAATAAATGTCATAAAACTTAATATTCCTCCTTTACGAGAAAGAAAAGAAGATTTAGATATTTTAATAGATATACTGTTAGAAAAACATAAAGGGGATGTAGGTAAATATATTAAAGGAATATCTGATGGAGCTAGGAATATTTTAAAGACATACCATTGGCCTGGTAATGTAAGACAACTTGAAAATGTACTTGAAAGAGCTATAAATATTGTTGAGTCAGGATGTGAGATAGATATTTCTCATTTACCTGAATATATAAGAGGAAAAAATAATAATAATGAAGATACTAGCTTTTCACTAAAAAAAGCAGTAGAAATTACTGAGAGGAATACAATAATAAATGCTCTCGAACTTACAAGTGGAAATAGAGTACATGCAGCAAAAATACTAAATATTAGTAGGTCTTCTTTATATGAAAAAATGGATAAATATAAGATAGAATAA
- a CDS encoding TM2 domain-containing protein: MKNKFIAGLLAIFLGGFGIHKFYLGQTGQGIFMLLFAWTGIPEIIGIIQGILLLVMTQKEFDRKYN, encoded by the coding sequence ATGAAAAATAAGTTTATTGCAGGATTGCTTGCTATATTTCTAGGTGGCTTTGGTATTCATAAATTTTATCTTGGACAAACTGGACAAGGAATATTTATGTTATTATTTGCATGGACTGGAATACCAGAAATAATAGGGATTATTCAAGGAATATTATTGTTAGTAATGACTCAGAAAGAATTTGATAGAAAGTATAATTAA